The following are encoded together in the Proteiniphilum saccharofermentans genome:
- a CDS encoding elongation factor G yields MKVYKTNEIRNIALIGNAGSGKTTLAEAMLFECGLIKRRGTVDGKNTVSDYFPVEKEYGYSVFSTVFSYEWKEKLMNFIDCPGSDDFVGGVVSALNVTDMALMLIDAANGIEVGTVNQLRYVDDLNKPLLFLMNQMDHEKADYDNTLASLKEQYGNKVVPVQYPIGSGSSFDGIVDVLKQKLYKWKPGATAPDVLEIPDSEKEKAGEYYQTLLEAAAENDEGLMEKYFDQGSLTEEEMRDGIHKGMISRSLFPLFCASAEKNMAVHRIMNFLSMVAPSPLDVPTPLNSEGEEVKPDASAPTSLFFFKTTVEPHIGEVSYFKVMSGSVKEGDDLVNANRGSKERLVQLYTVAGQIRNKAEELQAGSIGAAVKLKDVRTGNTLNSKDTENKFDFIRYPEPRYRRAIKAVNESNSEKLSEALTRMKEEDPTWLVENSKELKQTIVSGQGEFHLRTLKWRLENNDKIEIEFLEPKIPYRETITKSARADYRHKKQSGGAGQFGEVHLIVEPYTEGMAVPEVYRFNGQEYKVQNRDTQEINLDWGGKLVFVNSIVGGAIDARFLPAILKGIMARMEQGPLTGSYARDVRVIVYDGKMHPVDSNEISFMLAGRNAFSTAFKNAGPKILEPVYDVTVSVPGEYMGDVMSDLQGRRAMIMGMESEKGFEKLKAKVPLKEMSSYSTSLSSISGGRASFSMKFSSYELVPSDVQEKLLKAYEAQEKEE; encoded by the coding sequence ATGAAAGTTTACAAAACAAACGAAATCAGGAACATTGCCCTCATTGGCAATGCAGGCTCAGGTAAGACCACTCTCGCAGAAGCCATGCTTTTCGAGTGTGGTCTTATAAAACGACGCGGTACGGTAGACGGAAAAAATACCGTGAGTGACTACTTCCCTGTAGAAAAGGAATATGGATATTCCGTCTTCTCCACTGTTTTTTCATACGAGTGGAAAGAGAAACTGATGAATTTTATCGATTGTCCAGGCTCGGATGATTTTGTGGGAGGAGTTGTTTCAGCCCTCAATGTTACGGATATGGCACTGATGCTGATCGATGCTGCCAACGGGATAGAAGTTGGCACCGTCAATCAGCTCCGCTATGTGGACGACCTGAATAAACCGCTCCTTTTCCTGATGAATCAGATGGACCATGAGAAAGCAGATTACGACAACACCCTTGCAAGCCTGAAAGAACAATATGGTAACAAAGTCGTACCGGTACAATATCCTATTGGCAGCGGCAGTTCTTTCGACGGGATCGTGGATGTATTGAAGCAAAAGCTGTATAAATGGAAACCGGGTGCTACAGCCCCCGACGTATTGGAAATCCCCGATAGTGAGAAGGAAAAAGCGGGAGAATATTATCAGACTTTGTTGGAAGCAGCAGCCGAAAACGATGAAGGTCTGATGGAAAAATATTTCGATCAGGGTTCCCTTACCGAAGAAGAGATGCGAGACGGTATCCACAAGGGAATGATCAGCCGCAGCCTCTTCCCGCTCTTCTGTGCGTCAGCAGAAAAAAATATGGCTGTGCACCGTATCATGAACTTCCTGAGTATGGTGGCGCCCTCTCCGCTTGATGTCCCTACCCCTCTTAACAGCGAAGGGGAAGAAGTGAAACCCGATGCATCAGCCCCCACAAGTTTGTTTTTCTTTAAAACAACGGTCGAGCCCCATATCGGGGAAGTTTCCTATTTTAAGGTAATGTCAGGCTCGGTGAAAGAAGGCGACGATCTCGTCAATGCTAACCGCGGTTCAAAAGAACGCCTCGTACAGCTTTATACCGTGGCCGGACAGATCCGCAACAAAGCGGAAGAGTTACAGGCTGGCAGTATCGGCGCAGCGGTAAAACTGAAAGACGTGCGTACAGGAAATACACTCAACTCAAAAGATACCGAGAACAAGTTTGACTTCATCCGTTATCCGGAACCCCGTTACCGCCGGGCGATCAAGGCTGTCAACGAGTCGAACTCCGAAAAGCTGAGCGAAGCCCTCACCCGCATGAAAGAGGAAGATCCCACTTGGTTGGTGGAAAACTCCAAGGAGCTGAAACAGACTATTGTCTCCGGACAAGGCGAATTCCACCTGAGAACATTGAAATGGCGGTTGGAAAACAACGATAAGATCGAGATTGAATTCCTGGAGCCCAAGATCCCTTACCGCGAAACCATTACGAAGTCGGCGCGTGCCGATTACCGCCACAAAAAACAGTCGGGAGGTGCCGGCCAGTTCGGTGAGGTGCATCTTATTGTAGAGCCTTATACCGAAGGGATGGCTGTGCCGGAAGTTTATCGTTTTAACGGGCAGGAATACAAAGTACAGAACCGCGATACACAGGAGATCAACCTGGATTGGGGCGGCAAACTGGTATTTGTGAACAGTATCGTGGGTGGAGCCATTGACGCCCGCTTCCTGCCTGCTATCCTGAAAGGGATCATGGCCCGTATGGAGCAGGGGCCCCTTACCGGATCGTATGCCCGCGACGTACGCGTGATTGTGTACGACGGCAAGATGCACCCTGTGGATTCCAATGAAATCTCTTTTATGCTCGCAGGACGCAATGCGTTCAGTACCGCCTTCAAAAATGCAGGGCCCAAGATCCTCGAACCTGTCTATGATGTAACGGTATCCGTACCGGGTGAATATATGGGCGATGTGATGAGTGACCTGCAGGGACGCCGTGCCATGATCATGGGTATGGAAAGTGAAAAAGGATTCGAAAAACTGAAGGCGAAAGTGCCCCTGAAAGAAATGAGTTCCTACTCCACATCGCTGAGTTCCATCTCCGGTGGAAGGGCTTCTTTTTCCATGAAATTCTCGAGCTATGAACTGGTTCCTTCCGATGTACAGGAAAAACTGTTGAAAGCGTATGAGGCACAGGAAAAGGAAGAGTAA
- a CDS encoding calcium-translocating P-type ATPase, PMCA-type, translating into MKDRYYSQPVEEILQQLKVSSDRGLSEDEVKERLTRYGPNQLQSQKQKTLLMMFFEQFKSIMVVILLIAAVVSGVIGVMEGEGLVEAFVILAILVINAVIGTVQEKKAQSSLDALNKMSSPHSKVLREGQVTEITSTEIVPGDIVVLDTGDIIPADLRLIEAVNMKVQESALTGESVPVEKSEEVLEAKELPLGDRDNMAFSTSTVTYGRGKGVVVGTGMETEVGKIAHMLQNTQDTETPMSKRLGQLGKVLGYVALGICVFIFIIGVLYGNHWLEMLMMAVSLAVAAIPEGLQIVSTIVLAIGVQRLVKLNAIVRTLPSVETLGSVTVICSDKTGTLTQNKMTVVEGWTGGNRIDFRNPPLPEELDSDEQMLLQSSLLCTDAHLKMLSGGEHEIAGDPTETAIVDAALGLKMDKNELDNRFPRVEEVPFDSERKRMSTINRMADGKFRVNLKGGLDEVLAVSTRILIHGKVRPVTEEDIETIKEENQRMAQSALRVLAVAYKDMDTLPDEVSTETIEKDLIFVGLLGMIDPARPEVVEAVKKCKTAGIRPVMITGDHKVTAVAIAGEIGIYNEGDKAVTGTDVEEMDDDTLYRDVEAYSVYARVAPEHKVRIVKAWQSHDDIVAMTGDGVNDAPALKQADIGVSMGVVGTEVAKEASDVILTDDNFATIVSAVEEGRRIYDNILKAIQFLLSANVGEVLLIFIASIANIGNPLTPILILWINLVTDSLPALALSMDPADKDVMTRKPRDPKQGFFTRGMIRRIGYQGATIGLISLAAYIIGFKDGGQPLGQTMAFAVLGFSQLLHVRNLHSNRRSSFQTSIFSNKSLLGAIFLSALLLFAVLVIPGVMEIFGVTAMDGTHWLYVGLLSLVPIVVVELMKLMKFNHSKDEY; encoded by the coding sequence ATGAAAGATCGCTATTACAGTCAACCGGTTGAAGAGATATTGCAACAATTAAAAGTTTCATCAGATAGAGGACTTTCGGAAGATGAAGTGAAAGAACGGCTTACCCGGTATGGCCCCAATCAACTCCAATCCCAAAAACAGAAAACACTCCTGATGATGTTCTTTGAACAATTCAAGAGCATCATGGTAGTTATTTTACTTATCGCTGCCGTCGTGTCGGGAGTGATCGGCGTCATGGAGGGCGAAGGATTGGTAGAAGCTTTTGTGATATTGGCGATATTGGTGATTAACGCGGTGATCGGTACGGTACAGGAGAAAAAGGCACAATCATCGTTGGATGCGTTGAACAAGATGAGTTCACCTCATTCGAAAGTGTTACGGGAAGGACAGGTGACAGAGATCACATCCACCGAAATTGTGCCCGGCGATATAGTGGTGTTGGATACAGGCGATATTATCCCTGCCGATTTGCGTCTGATAGAGGCGGTGAATATGAAAGTACAGGAATCGGCTCTCACTGGTGAGTCGGTACCTGTAGAGAAGAGTGAGGAAGTGTTGGAGGCGAAAGAACTTCCTTTGGGTGACCGGGATAACATGGCTTTTTCTACCAGTACTGTAACGTACGGACGTGGTAAAGGAGTGGTGGTCGGTACCGGAATGGAAACCGAAGTGGGCAAGATAGCCCATATGCTCCAAAATACGCAGGATACGGAAACGCCGATGAGTAAACGTCTCGGACAACTCGGTAAAGTGTTGGGTTATGTAGCGCTGGGGATCTGTGTCTTTATATTTATTATAGGCGTCTTGTACGGCAATCACTGGTTAGAGATGCTGATGATGGCTGTCAGCCTGGCAGTAGCGGCTATCCCTGAAGGATTGCAGATAGTCTCCACTATTGTATTGGCTATTGGCGTACAGCGCCTGGTGAAGTTGAACGCCATCGTGCGTACATTGCCTTCAGTAGAGACATTGGGGAGTGTCACGGTGATCTGCTCCGATAAAACCGGTACGCTTACACAGAATAAAATGACCGTCGTGGAAGGATGGACGGGTGGCAACCGCATCGATTTCCGCAATCCACCGCTTCCCGAAGAACTCGATAGCGATGAGCAGATGTTGCTGCAATCATCTTTGCTCTGTACCGATGCACATCTGAAAATGTTGTCAGGCGGAGAACATGAGATTGCCGGGGATCCTACGGAAACTGCTATTGTGGATGCTGCTCTCGGGCTGAAAATGGATAAAAATGAACTGGACAACCGCTTCCCTCGCGTGGAGGAGGTACCGTTCGACTCTGAAAGGAAAAGAATGTCGACCATTAACCGCATGGCGGACGGGAAATTCCGCGTAAACCTGAAAGGGGGGCTGGATGAGGTGCTTGCGGTTTCAACCCGGATACTTATCCACGGAAAGGTGCGTCCTGTTACCGAAGAAGATATTGAGACCATCAAAGAGGAAAATCAGCGGATGGCACAATCGGCATTACGTGTACTTGCCGTCGCATACAAAGATATGGATACCCTCCCTGATGAAGTAAGTACGGAAACGATTGAGAAGGATCTCATCTTCGTGGGGCTGCTCGGTATGATCGATCCGGCCCGTCCCGAAGTGGTGGAAGCGGTGAAAAAGTGTAAGACGGCCGGCATTCGTCCCGTGATGATCACCGGTGACCACAAGGTGACGGCAGTCGCTATTGCCGGTGAGATAGGGATTTACAATGAAGGGGATAAAGCCGTTACCGGTACCGATGTGGAAGAGATGGACGATGATACGCTTTATCGGGACGTAGAGGCCTATTCGGTATATGCGCGTGTAGCTCCTGAACACAAGGTAAGGATAGTGAAAGCCTGGCAATCTCATGATGATATCGTGGCGATGACCGGTGACGGGGTGAATGATGCGCCGGCGCTCAAACAGGCAGATATCGGTGTATCGATGGGAGTGGTGGGCACCGAAGTAGCCAAGGAAGCATCCGATGTGATCCTGACGGACGATAATTTTGCGACCATCGTGAGCGCTGTGGAAGAGGGACGCCGTATTTATGACAATATACTAAAAGCTATACAGTTTCTGCTGTCAGCCAATGTGGGAGAGGTATTACTGATCTTTATCGCTTCTATTGCCAATATCGGCAATCCGTTAACCCCTATCCTTATATTATGGATTAATCTGGTCACAGACAGTCTTCCTGCGTTGGCATTGAGTATGGATCCTGCCGATAAGGATGTGATGACCCGCAAACCGCGGGATCCCAAACAGGGATTTTTCACCAGAGGGATGATCCGGAGAATAGGCTACCAGGGAGCTACTATCGGCCTGATCTCATTGGCTGCTTATATTATTGGCTTTAAGGATGGAGGTCAACCTTTAGGACAGACTATGGCTTTTGCCGTACTGGGTTTTTCGCAATTGTTACATGTACGCAATCTGCATTCCAACAGACGTTCTTCTTTCCAAACAAGTATATTCAGTAACAAGTCATTGCTAGGAGCAATCTTCTTGTCGGCTCTACTCCTATTTGCTGTACTGGTGATACCTGGCGTAATGGAAATTTTTGGTGTAACGGCGATGGATGGCACTCACTGGCTTTATGTAGGCCTTCTTTCTCTGGTGCCTATTGTTGTGGTAGAACTGATGAAACTGATGAAGTTCAATCACAGTAAAGACGAATATTGA
- a CDS encoding OadG family protein, whose product MENLNTALGLLVVGMVTVFIILWLVVVIGNLVIRLTNRFIPVADPSAGKPGNGGTAGKRVHSKKLAAIVAAVDVVTQGKANVESIGKK is encoded by the coding sequence ATGGAAAATCTGAATACGGCATTAGGCCTATTGGTGGTAGGAATGGTTACTGTCTTTATTATTCTTTGGCTGGTTGTAGTGATTGGTAATTTGGTGATTCGCCTCACCAATCGTTTTATTCCGGTGGCAGATCCGTCGGCAGGTAAGCCCGGAAATGGAGGTACTGCAGGAAAGAGGGTTCATTCTAAGAAACTTGCAGCCATTGTGGCAGCCGTGGATGTGGTGACACAGGGAAAAGCCAATGTGGAATCCATAGGGAAGAAATAA
- a CDS encoding biotin/lipoyl-containing protein yields the protein MGREIKFSLMYRDMWQSSGKYVPTVEQLTEVAPAIIDMGCFARVETNGGGFEQINLLFGENPNKAVREWTQPFNDAGIQTHMLERGLNGIRMSPVPADVRRLMFRVKKKQGTDIARSFDGLNDPRNLENSIKFAKEAGMIAQAALSLTVSPIHTVEYYTELADTLIGMGADEICVKDMAGVGRPASIGKIIKKIKERHPDIPIQYHGHAGPGFQMASILEAAYAGAEYIDVGMEPLAWGTGHADVLAVQAMLKDAGFKVPEINMKAYMKVRSLTQKYIDDFLGYYINPKNRLNNSLLIAPGLPGGMMGSLMADLENNLSSLNKWKKKHGQPKLTQDDLLIKLFDEVTYVWPKIGYPPLVTPFSQYVKNLALMNVLQLEKGKERWTMIADNIWDMILGKSGKLPGELAPEIVEMAKQQGREFYTGDPQALYPDQLDEFRAEMKRNNWDFGQDDEELFELAMHPEQYRAYKSGDAKKSFEAELADKKAEKEASVAPVPPRAEATNVNSFQPRTLVVNIDNEEYVVNISYPGNGDGTSLPQPAVQSTAPVKQPTAVNATPLSSNGQVKEVVSPLEGKFFLTKDSSETAVKVGDTVQAGDIIGYIESMKTYNAVAAEESGKVTEICFANGAAVDEDDVLIKMV from the coding sequence ATGGGAAGAGAGATAAAATTCAGTCTTATGTACAGGGACATGTGGCAATCGTCCGGTAAATATGTTCCCACTGTAGAGCAGCTCACGGAGGTAGCTCCTGCAATTATTGATATGGGTTGTTTTGCCAGGGTGGAGACAAACGGCGGTGGTTTTGAGCAGATCAACCTGCTGTTCGGGGAGAACCCCAACAAAGCTGTACGTGAATGGACACAGCCCTTTAATGATGCGGGTATACAAACGCATATGCTGGAACGGGGATTGAATGGAATACGTATGAGCCCGGTACCGGCCGATGTGCGCAGGCTGATGTTCCGGGTGAAGAAGAAACAGGGAACCGATATTGCCCGTTCATTCGACGGACTGAATGATCCCCGTAATTTAGAGAATTCCATTAAATTCGCCAAAGAGGCAGGGATGATTGCCCAGGCTGCGCTCAGCCTGACGGTATCGCCCATTCATACGGTAGAATATTACACTGAGTTGGCTGATACCCTGATAGGAATGGGTGCCGACGAGATCTGTGTCAAGGATATGGCTGGCGTGGGGCGTCCCGCAAGCATCGGTAAGATCATCAAAAAAATCAAAGAGAGACATCCTGATATTCCTATCCAGTACCACGGCCATGCCGGTCCCGGTTTTCAGATGGCTTCCATCCTCGAAGCTGCCTATGCCGGTGCGGAATATATTGATGTGGGTATGGAGCCGCTGGCCTGGGGAACAGGACATGCTGACGTGCTGGCAGTACAGGCTATGCTTAAGGATGCCGGTTTCAAAGTACCGGAGATCAATATGAAAGCTTATATGAAAGTGCGTTCTCTCACACAGAAGTATATTGATGATTTTCTCGGTTATTACATCAACCCAAAAAACCGGTTGAATAATTCACTGCTGATCGCGCCAGGATTACCCGGCGGTATGATGGGCAGCCTGATGGCCGATCTGGAGAATAACCTTTCTTCCCTCAACAAGTGGAAGAAGAAGCACGGACAGCCGAAACTCACGCAGGACGATTTGTTAATCAAACTGTTTGATGAAGTAACTTATGTATGGCCCAAGATAGGGTATCCACCGCTTGTCACGCCGTTCAGCCAGTATGTCAAGAACCTGGCGCTGATGAACGTATTACAGCTTGAAAAAGGCAAAGAACGCTGGACTATGATCGCTGATAATATCTGGGATATGATCCTGGGTAAGTCGGGTAAACTCCCCGGCGAGCTAGCTCCGGAAATAGTGGAGATGGCGAAACAGCAGGGGCGTGAGTTCTATACCGGCGATCCGCAGGCACTCTATCCTGATCAGTTGGATGAGTTCCGTGCAGAGATGAAGAGAAATAATTGGGATTTTGGACAGGACGATGAAGAGTTGTTTGAATTAGCCATGCATCCGGAACAATACAGAGCCTATAAGTCGGGTGATGCCAAGAAGTCTTTCGAAGCCGAATTGGCTGATAAAAAAGCAGAAAAAGAAGCATCGGTAGCTCCGGTACCTCCAAGAGCGGAGGCAACCAATGTCAATAGTTTCCAACCCAGAACACTGGTTGTCAATATTGATAATGAAGAGTATGTAGTGAATATATCCTATCCCGGAAACGGGGATGGAACGTCTCTGCCGCAACCCGCTGTTCAGTCAACCGCCCCTGTAAAGCAACCAACCGCAGTAAATGCGACACCACTCTCTTCTAATGGACAGGTAAAAGAGGTGGTTTCGCCGCTGGAAGGGAAATTCTTTCTTACCAAAGATTCTTCGGAAACTGCGGTGAAGGTAGGGGATACTGTGCAGGCAGGTGATATTATCGGTTATATTGAGTCGATGAAGACTTATAATGCCGTGGCTGCTGAAGAGAGCGGTAAAGTGACAGAGATTTGCTTCGCTAACGGTGCTGCAGTAGACGAAGATGACGTACTCATTAAAATGGTATAA
- a CDS encoding sodium ion-translocating decarboxylase subunit beta, protein MSEIFASLTEMTGFGMIGWETILMWVIAFVLLYLGIFKEYEPLLLVPIGFGVLLANLPGAGLGIVDNALVQHADGSYMNLLDIAGEYGIMNFLYYALIKTGILPPVIFMGVGALTDFGPMLRNLKLALFGGAAQIGIFSVLLAAVIMGFTLPEAASLGIIGGADGPTAIYTTIKLAPHLLGPIAIAAYSYMALVPVIIPAVAKLLMTEKEFKIHMKKMDKQYPPKHDIKHLKIVKIIFPIVLGVVVAVFVPSSAPLLGMLLFGNLVKEIGANTGRLAEAASGPIMNTATIFLGLTVGATMTSEVFLSGQTLGIIVGGFLAFAVSVAGGIVAVKVTNMFSKKKINPLVGATGLSAVPMASRVANEMALKYDKSNHILQYCMASNVSGVIGSAVAAGVLISFLG, encoded by the coding sequence ATGAGTGAAATCTTTGCCAGTTTGACAGAAATGACCGGATTCGGTATGATAGGGTGGGAGACCATTTTGATGTGGGTAATCGCATTTGTCCTGTTATATCTCGGTATCTTTAAAGAGTATGAACCGCTTCTGCTTGTTCCTATCGGTTTTGGTGTGTTATTGGCCAACCTGCCTGGCGCAGGGCTTGGAATAGTAGATAATGCCCTGGTGCAACATGCCGACGGCAGTTATATGAATTTACTTGATATTGCCGGCGAGTACGGTATTATGAATTTCCTCTATTACGCATTGATCAAGACCGGTATTTTGCCGCCTGTCATCTTTATGGGAGTGGGTGCGCTTACCGATTTCGGGCCAATGCTGCGTAACCTCAAGCTCGCATTGTTCGGTGGTGCGGCACAGATCGGTATCTTCTCGGTATTGCTTGCCGCCGTTATTATGGGCTTTACACTGCCGGAAGCCGCTTCCCTCGGAATTATCGGTGGTGCCGACGGGCCAACGGCTATCTATACCACCATTAAGCTGGCACCTCATTTGTTAGGCCCTATTGCCATTGCCGCCTATTCTTATATGGCGCTGGTACCGGTGATCATTCCGGCGGTGGCTAAGTTACTGATGACCGAGAAGGAATTCAAAATTCATATGAAGAAGATGGATAAGCAATATCCACCCAAGCATGATATCAAGCATCTGAAGATTGTAAAGATCATTTTCCCAATCGTGCTGGGAGTGGTCGTGGCGGTTTTCGTACCTTCTTCAGCACCGTTATTGGGTATGTTGCTGTTCGGTAACCTGGTGAAGGAGATCGGTGCTAATACCGGCCGTCTTGCGGAGGCTGCTTCCGGTCCTATCATGAACACAGCGACCATATTCCTGGGGCTGACTGTAGGAGCTACCATGACATCGGAGGTATTTCTCTCCGGACAAACGCTGGGCATTATCGTAGGGGGATTCCTTGCTTTCGCAGTGTCGGTGGCCGGCGGGATTGTGGCTGTGAAGGTTACCAATATGTTCTCGAAGAAAAAGATTAACCCCCTTGTGGGCGCTACGGGACTGAGTGCCGTACCCATGGCATCGCGCGTAGCCAATGAAATGGCCTTGAAATACGATAAGTCGAATCATATCCTGCAGTACTGTATGGCCAGTAACGTATCCGGTGTGATCGGGTCGGCCGTTGCGGCAGGTGTATTGATCTCGTTTTTAGGTTGA
- a CDS encoding aminotransferase-like domain-containing protein, whose protein sequence is MTRFASSVTNLRSSEIRDLMSLATAPDIISFAGGMPGNELFPLETLDRIYQSLTEKEKQTALQYGPTTGLPSLLESLSDYLEKKGLPVKSNRLMITTGSLQAIHILAKAFIDPGDPVLVENPGFIGALSAFRAYQANLVSIPLKEDGMDIDQLKKRLETTLPAPKFLYYTPNFHNPAGIIYSRKVKQEMMALLKEREIPVIEDDAYSELYFYDEDLPEMRLMKATDPEGIDVCYTGSFSKILGPGLRLGWMLVPDEIYRKCELIKQSIDACSPSISQMLADKFIRRGDVYNYTANIREEYKKRGLAMIGALEAFLPAYVTFEKPRGGFYTWLQLPEGSNATAILKKAIEKGVVFVTGKTFDPDGIKNDCMRVSFCNTDVETIRRGVPLIAEAIKEMCGP, encoded by the coding sequence ATGACCCGATTCGCAAGCAGTGTCACAAATCTCCGCTCTTCGGAGATACGTGACCTGATGAGCCTCGCTACGGCTCCCGATATAATCTCTTTTGCCGGCGGCATGCCGGGAAATGAGCTGTTCCCACTCGAAACCCTTGACCGGATCTATCAATCCCTCACGGAAAAGGAAAAACAGACGGCGTTACAGTATGGGCCTACCACAGGGCTGCCTTCGTTGCTGGAGTCGTTGTCGGACTACCTCGAAAAAAAGGGATTGCCGGTAAAGAGCAACCGGTTGATGATCACCACCGGCTCACTACAGGCCATACACATCCTCGCAAAGGCATTTATCGACCCTGGGGATCCGGTTTTGGTAGAAAACCCTGGCTTTATCGGAGCACTCTCCGCTTTCCGTGCTTATCAGGCAAACCTGGTCTCCATACCGCTGAAAGAGGACGGGATGGATATCGATCAGCTCAAAAAGAGGCTCGAAACCACCCTACCCGCTCCAAAATTCCTTTACTATACGCCTAATTTCCATAATCCCGCCGGAATCATCTACTCACGGAAGGTGAAACAGGAAATGATGGCTCTGTTAAAAGAAAGGGAAATCCCCGTGATCGAAGATGACGCCTACAGCGAGCTCTATTTTTACGACGAGGATCTGCCGGAGATGCGGCTGATGAAGGCCACGGATCCGGAGGGGATCGATGTATGCTACACCGGGTCGTTCTCCAAGATATTGGGACCGGGATTACGCCTGGGATGGATGCTGGTGCCGGATGAGATCTACCGGAAATGCGAGTTGATTAAACAGTCGATCGATGCCTGTTCACCCAGTATATCACAAATGCTCGCCGATAAATTTATACGGCGGGGAGATGTCTACAATTATACGGCAAACATAAGGGAAGAATATAAAAAGCGCGGACTGGCCATGATCGGGGCGCTGGAGGCATTCCTGCCGGCCTATGTGACTTTCGAAAAGCCACGCGGAGGATTCTATACCTGGCTGCAATTACCCGAAGGTAGCAATGCTACCGCTATCCTGAAAAAAGCGATTGAGAAAGGGGTAGTCTTTGTGACGGGAAAAACTTTCGATCCCGATGGCATTAAGAATGATTGTATGCGGGTATCGTTCTGTAATACTGATGTGGAAACCATCCGGCGAGGTGTTCCACTGATCGCGGAAGCTATTAAAGAAATGTGCGGCCCTTGA
- a CDS encoding ACT domain-containing protein yields the protein MHIQQLSVFLEDRSGRLTGLTRILAEHDINITALNLAETTDYGIVRMVVGRPALAKEVLEKAGFSIGLTDVACVNIPDEPGSLYRVLKILTEENINVDYMYAFSNRDVALAVIRTADISGVTGILEKRGVKLLSQRDIYQL from the coding sequence ATGCATATTCAACAATTATCTGTTTTTCTGGAAGACCGGTCAGGAAGGCTTACCGGGCTAACCCGTATTCTGGCCGAACATGATATAAACATTACTGCGCTCAACCTGGCCGAGACAACCGACTATGGTATTGTGCGCATGGTGGTGGGAAGACCTGCACTGGCAAAGGAAGTACTGGAAAAAGCAGGATTTTCGATCGGACTGACCGATGTGGCCTGCGTGAACATACCCGATGAACCGGGCTCGTTGTACCGGGTCCTGAAAATACTGACCGAGGAGAATATCAATGTAGACTATATGTATGCTTTCTCAAACAGGGATGTAGCCCTGGCAGTGATCCGAACCGCAGATATATCCGGGGTAACGGGGATACTGGAAAAGAGAGGAGTGAAGCTATTGTCACAGCGTGATATTTATCAACTTTGA